The following are encoded together in the Saccharospirillaceae bacterium genome:
- a CDS encoding minor coat protein: MAFPVVMTGMSWLAGVIGIIFTSVFSYFAKFVTKKFAVVAAAIVLISASTITFISLITGLASGLAVVSPPWLSTAASLVVPDNTAACISVIMTGRIARWAYEWNVRVIQYKLF, encoded by the coding sequence ATGGCGTTCCCTGTAGTTATGACCGGCATGAGCTGGCTAGCTGGTGTTATCGGTATTATTTTTACGTCTGTATTTAGCTACTTTGCTAAATTCGTTACAAAGAAATTCGCCGTTGTCGCTGCTGCTATCGTTTTAATTTCTGCCAGCACCATTACTTTTATCTCTCTGATTACCGGGCTTGCAAGTGGTCTGGCTGTTGTCTCGCCGCCTTGGTTATCTACCGCCGCCTCCTTGGTCGTTCCCGATAATACCGCCGCTTGTATTTCCGTCATTATGACCGGGCGCATTGCTCGCTGGGCGTATGAATGGAATGTACGCGTTATCCAGTACAAGCTTTTTTAA
- a CDS encoding assembly protein (The pI protein of filamentous phages is involved in morphogenesis and may hydrolyze ATP. It is an inner membrane protein and interacts with the outer membrane protein pIV. The N-termini of members of this cluster share homology to the zonular occludens toxin (Zot) encoded by phage CTXphi. However, the toxin activity of Zot was mapped to the C terminus, which is divergent in the proteins in this cluster. pXI is the product of translational reinitiationin gene I and interacts with pI.), which yields MAFYFVTGKLGNGKSLVSVSRIKQKIEQGCRIATNIDLDLVSMFGPTARNIDVIRVPDKPTLSDLEVIGKGTESYNEEKHGLLVLDECGSWFNSRNWQAKGRAEVNDWFRHARKLGWDCILIVQDISLIDNQAREALSEHVAFCKRMDNFQVPLIGGLYKAITGSRLKLPRMHVARVVYGASPTDPLSDRWVYRGTDLYNAYDTKQIFREDYPHGPHSLLTPWHLTRHYRAKRNLDFYMRITKIYFKKLKSPLAIFCGIIFGVLSSYAMTLYANDRFYRDYERLQHEIKNRPAPMSSPVDSDFENEHLAQFEGWRIVGFSDYSGSIYYDLEPPMKDNKIGPDERMPTVSTSELMTFNIQPMTPCHLRIHYQSMFKDVYCF from the coding sequence ATGGCTTTCTACTTTGTGACGGGAAAATTAGGTAACGGCAAAAGCCTCGTTTCTGTTTCCCGGATTAAACAAAAGATTGAACAGGGCTGTCGGATCGCCACAAATATTGATCTTGATCTTGTTTCTATGTTCGGTCCCACGGCTCGCAATATTGATGTTATCCGTGTCCCTGATAAGCCAACATTGTCTGACCTTGAGGTCATTGGTAAAGGCACTGAGTCTTACAATGAGGAAAAACATGGCCTCTTGGTTCTTGATGAATGCGGTAGCTGGTTTAACTCCCGTAACTGGCAGGCCAAAGGGCGCGCCGAAGTAAACGATTGGTTTCGTCATGCACGGAAACTAGGCTGGGATTGCATTCTGATTGTTCAGGACATCAGTTTAATTGATAACCAAGCGCGTGAGGCGCTTTCGGAGCATGTCGCATTCTGTAAGCGAATGGATAATTTTCAAGTCCCGTTGATCGGCGGTTTATATAAGGCAATAACTGGTTCGCGCCTCAAACTACCAAGAATGCACGTTGCCAGGGTTGTTTATGGTGCTTCACCTACTGACCCGCTTTCTGACCGCTGGGTGTACCGCGGAACCGATCTTTATAACGCCTACGATACAAAACAAATTTTTCGTGAAGATTACCCGCATGGCCCTCACTCATTGCTGACACCTTGGCACTTAACCCGGCACTACCGGGCAAAACGTAACTTGGATTTTTATATGAGAATCACAAAGATTTATTTCAAAAAGCTGAAGTCACCATTGGCGATTTTCTGCGGCATTATTTTTGGTGTTCTGTCTTCTTACGCCATGACACTTTATGCGAATGATCGGTTTTATAGGGATTACGAACGTTTGCAGCATGAGATCAAAAACAGGCCGGCTCCTATGTCTTCCCCCGTGGACTCTGATTTTGAAAACGAACACCTTGCCCAGTTTGAAGGCTGGAGAATAGTTGGCTTTTCTGATTATTCCGGTTCTATCTATTACGACTTAGAACCACCAATGAAAGACAACAAGATTGGCCCCGATGAAAGGATGCCTACCGTGTCCACTAGTGAATTAATGACTTTTAATATTCAGCCAATGACACCTTGTCACCTTCGCATTCATTACCAGTCCATGTTTAAAGACGTTTATTGCTTCTAG
- a CDS encoding MFS transporter, which translates to MTEQGKAAEKHSKPNHNFLTNLAFNIVIPTLILTKASGDDMLGPTLGVICALIFPLAFGIWDLRGSGKVNVFSILGVVSVLLTGGISLLKLPPEYIAIKEALIPGLIGIGVLLTLNTKYSLIRLIILNEEILDVARLKQLVAERGQQAMFDRSLNVANKIVAASFFLSSALNYGLARYIVTSPAGTPEYNEQLGTMTALSYPVIVLPSMVLLGAAIWYLFKHIKAATGQGLEDFMYQ; encoded by the coding sequence ATGACCGAACAAGGTAAAGCGGCTGAGAAACACAGTAAGCCGAATCACAATTTCCTCACCAACCTGGCGTTTAATATCGTTATTCCCACCCTGATTCTGACCAAGGCCAGTGGTGATGACATGCTTGGGCCAACCCTGGGAGTGATCTGTGCGCTGATTTTCCCTCTGGCGTTTGGCATTTGGGATTTGCGCGGTTCGGGCAAGGTAAACGTGTTCTCTATTCTGGGTGTAGTCAGCGTGTTGCTGACCGGTGGAATCAGTCTGCTGAAATTACCGCCGGAATACATCGCTATTAAAGAAGCCCTGATTCCCGGCCTGATTGGTATCGGCGTACTACTGACGTTAAACACCAAATACTCGCTGATTCGACTGATTATTCTTAATGAAGAAATTCTCGATGTGGCGCGTCTGAAGCAGCTGGTGGCAGAGCGCGGCCAGCAGGCGATGTTCGACCGCAGCTTAAACGTGGCCAATAAAATTGTCGCCGCTTCGTTCTTCTTGTCTTCGGCACTGAACTACGGCTTAGCTCGCTACATTGTGACCAGTCCGGCCGGAACGCCGGAATACAACGAGCAGCTCGGTACCATGACGGCGCTGAGCTATCCGGTGATTGTACTGCCCAGTATGGTACTGCTGGGTGCTGCGATCTGGTATTTGTTTAAGCACATTAAAGCGGCAACAGGTCAGGGTCTGGAAGACTTTATGTACCAATGA
- a CDS encoding tyrosine-type recombinase/integrase → MIDPAITRLSQLVDIWYNAHGKTLKDHKYRYDRLIATCYRMNNPLVSDFDASVFSEYRAFRITQVKAVTVNHEMRYLRAVFNELDRLGFYDGGNPLSKIRQFRETERQLGFLTTDQIPFLLSACSESRNRHLTTVVKICLSTGARFGEAEYLLRSGLLNTDQPALRFTDTKNGKSRSVPISSQLHLEILSVARSAQNIRLFNDCRSAFRSAVKRSRIQLPEGQATHILRHTFASHFMMNGGNILTLKELLGHSDIKITMRYAHLSPEYMNQALDLNPLVGISQSSSNVVGIFESLKL, encoded by the coding sequence ATGATTGACCCAGCTATAACCCGGCTTAGCCAGTTGGTTGACATCTGGTATAACGCTCATGGTAAAACGCTTAAAGATCACAAGTATCGCTACGATCGCTTGATAGCCACTTGTTATAGGATGAATAATCCACTCGTATCTGATTTTGATGCCTCCGTATTTTCAGAATACAGGGCTTTTCGTATTACTCAGGTTAAGGCTGTCACCGTAAATCATGAAATGCGTTATCTTCGCGCTGTGTTCAATGAACTCGACCGACTTGGTTTTTATGACGGTGGTAACCCGTTGTCCAAAATCCGTCAATTTCGTGAAACTGAACGCCAACTAGGTTTTTTAACTACTGATCAAATTCCGTTTTTGCTTTCAGCTTGTTCAGAATCACGTAACAGGCACTTAACCACCGTTGTCAAAATTTGCCTTTCTACAGGAGCCCGCTTTGGCGAGGCTGAATACTTGCTAAGGTCAGGTTTGCTTAATACCGACCAGCCCGCCTTACGTTTTACTGACACCAAGAACGGAAAATCTCGGTCTGTTCCTATCTCCAGCCAGCTTCACTTAGAGATATTATCGGTCGCCAGGTCTGCTCAGAATATTAGGTTATTCAATGACTGCCGGTCTGCTTTCCGTTCTGCTGTTAAGCGTTCCCGTATTCAGCTCCCCGAAGGTCAGGCGACCCACATACTGAGGCATACCTTTGCGAGTCACTTCATGATGAACGGCGGCAATATACTCACGTTAAAGGAGTTACTCGGTCATTCTGATATAAAAATCACAATGCGATATGCCCATTTATCCCCTGAGTATATGAATCAGGCTTTAGACCTAAACCCTTTGGTCGGTATCAGTCAGTCAAGTTCAAATGTTGTCGGTATATTTGAAAGCTTAAAGCTTTGA